A region from the Methanofollis liminatans DSM 4140 genome encodes:
- a CDS encoding cysteate synthase yields the protein MRPYTLLCPDCGQRMEDHYTLSCPAGCNALIRTVYLKRTLDLRKEPGIFRFADWLPVEGTIPSPAGPVTYRSEGLARDLGMKNLWIGFSGYWPERNAEIATCSFKELEALPTVVRMKETGRGTLVIASAGNTGRAFCQTAAVTGIPVVVVVPSAAAERLWTTRETEKVCLVTVDGDYSDAIAAANDLCTHAGLVPEGGAKNVARRDGMGTVMLDAAVTIGRIPDHYIQAVGSGTGGIAAWEAAMRLIGDGRFGGALPRLHLAQNAPFVPMVSAWRAGRRKILPETDMRDARSAIAAVYADVLTNRNPPYGVGGGVFDALTATGGAMYAVENRDARDAEKRFVEAEGIDLDPAAAVAVAALIQAVETGEIDPHSTVLLNITGGGYERAAEDHDQIVVRPAFQVAAGTGAGDIAADVLSWVKRHA from the coding sequence ATGCGACCCTATACCCTGCTCTGCCCTGACTGCGGGCAGAGAATGGAAGACCATTACACCCTGTCCTGCCCGGCCGGGTGCAATGCCCTGATCCGCACCGTCTACCTGAAGCGGACCCTCGACCTCAGAAAAGAACCCGGCATATTCCGCTTTGCAGACTGGCTCCCGGTCGAGGGGACGATCCCCTCGCCGGCCGGACCGGTCACCTACCGCTCGGAGGGGCTTGCACGGGACCTCGGGATGAAGAACCTCTGGATCGGTTTTTCCGGCTACTGGCCTGAGCGGAACGCAGAGATCGCGACCTGCTCGTTCAAGGAGCTCGAGGCCCTGCCGACGGTGGTGCGGATGAAGGAGACCGGGAGGGGGACGCTCGTCATCGCCTCGGCCGGCAATACAGGCCGGGCCTTCTGCCAGACCGCCGCCGTCACCGGGATCCCGGTCGTGGTGGTGGTGCCGTCGGCCGCCGCGGAGAGGCTCTGGACGACGAGGGAGACGGAGAAGGTCTGCCTGGTCACGGTGGACGGCGACTATTCCGACGCCATCGCCGCCGCAAACGATCTCTGCACGCATGCCGGCCTCGTCCCGGAGGGCGGGGCGAAAAACGTCGCCCGCAGGGACGGCATGGGCACGGTGATGCTCGACGCCGCCGTGACGATCGGGCGGATCCCCGATCACTACATTCAGGCGGTCGGGAGCGGGACCGGGGGGATCGCCGCATGGGAAGCGGCGATGCGGCTGATCGGCGACGGGCGCTTTGGCGGCGCCCTCCCCCGCCTCCACCTCGCCCAGAACGCCCCCTTCGTCCCGATGGTCAGTGCGTGGCGGGCAGGACGGCGGAAGATCCTCCCTGAGACCGACATGCGGGATGCGCGATCGGCGATCGCCGCCGTGTACGCCGATGTGCTGACCAACCGGAACCCGCCGTACGGGGTGGGCGGCGGTGTCTTCGACGCCCTCACGGCGACCGGCGGGGCGATGTATGCGGTGGAGAACCGGGATGCCCGCGACGCGGAGAAGAGGTTTGTCGAGGCAGAGGGGATCGATCTCGACCCCGCCGCCGCCGTTGCGGTCGCCGCCCTCATCCAGGCGGTGGAGACCGGGGAGATCGATCCCCATTCGACCGTCCTGCTCAACATCACCGGCGGCGGCTACGAACGGGCGGCCGAGGACCACGATCAGATCGTCGTCAGGCCCGCTTTTCAGGTCGCCGCAGGAACAGGGGCAGGCGATATCGCCGCCGACGTCCTCTCGTGGGTGAAGCGCCATGCATGA
- the comE gene encoding sulfopyruvate decarboxylase subunit beta: MHEEGVCDLLKASGIDLALTLPCDRAGDLCFLLPERIRTVGLNREEDGVGIAAGAVLAGLRPVVVIQSSGLGNMLNAVMSLTVTFGLPLPVLASWRGVYREQIPAQVPFNSRLPALLDALEIRHTEIMEAGDLGRIEEVIEDAFTHKRPHIALISPRVWEGERCTAGCREAPERARTSALTYRREIPEPSMARYDAIRAIVPHLADAAVVANIGVPSKELYAAGDRPLAFYMLGSYTQASAVGLGIALGTKRRVVVLDGDGSLLGSAVLPVIAARAPENLTIVCLDNGAFGSTGNQPTCAATGADLELMARAAGFTRTWKASEPRGIGEAMAAAAGGGPNFIHVIIRPENATVPNIPLSPEAIRDRFMAALQEP, encoded by the coding sequence ATGCATGAAGAGGGCGTATGCGACCTGCTGAAGGCGTCAGGGATCGACCTCGCCCTCACCCTCCCCTGCGACCGGGCCGGCGACCTCTGCTTCCTCCTTCCAGAGCGGATCCGCACCGTCGGGCTGAACCGCGAGGAGGACGGGGTCGGCATCGCCGCCGGCGCCGTCCTGGCAGGGCTCAGGCCGGTCGTCGTTATCCAGAGTTCAGGCCTCGGGAACATGCTCAACGCCGTCATGTCCCTTACGGTCACCTTCGGTCTTCCCCTGCCGGTCCTTGCGAGCTGGCGCGGGGTGTACAGGGAGCAGATCCCGGCGCAGGTCCCGTTCAACAGCCGTCTGCCCGCCCTCCTCGACGCCCTCGAGATCAGGCACACCGAGATCATGGAGGCCGGCGACCTCGGGCGAATAGAAGAGGTGATCGAGGACGCCTTTACCCACAAGAGGCCGCATATCGCCCTGATCTCGCCGCGGGTCTGGGAGGGGGAGAGGTGCACCGCAGGCTGCAGGGAGGCGCCGGAGCGGGCCAGGACCTCGGCCCTCACCTACCGGCGCGAGATCCCGGAGCCCTCGATGGCGAGGTACGACGCAATCCGGGCGATCGTCCCGCACCTTGCAGACGCCGCCGTCGTCGCCAACATCGGCGTCCCGAGCAAGGAACTCTATGCGGCCGGCGACAGACCGCTCGCCTTCTATATGCTCGGCTCCTACACCCAGGCATCGGCCGTCGGCCTCGGGATCGCCCTCGGGACGAAACGGAGGGTCGTGGTGCTGGACGGCGACGGGAGTCTCCTCGGCAGCGCCGTCCTCCCGGTGATCGCCGCCAGAGCGCCTGAGAACCTCACGATCGTCTGCCTGGACAACGGGGCCTTCGGGTCCACCGGCAACCAGCCCACCTGCGCCGCCACAGGGGCCGACCTCGAACTCATGGCACGGGCCGCGGGCTTTACGAGGACATGGAAGGCATCAGAGCCGCGGGGCATCGGGGAGGCGATGGCAGCCGCAGCAGGGGGCGGCCCGAACTTCATCCACGTGATCATCAGGCCGGAAAACGCCACCGTGCCGAATATACCCCTCTCCCCTGAGGCGATCAGGGACCGGTTCATGGCGGCGCTGCAGGAGCCCTGA
- a CDS encoding AEC family transporter yields MDGMLMEFLTVADQIFILVLLIAAGYIALAAGILDRHSTRKISGFLINVTIPALIVASMQVPFSSTRLAETGELLILTGILYIFSFFFAWLVSRTLSRSPREQGVYLFAVVFGNVGFMGFPLIGAIYGSDALFFVAIFNLVFNILVFSVGIAMMTRGRSEGFDPRMLLNPGIVASVIGFLLFLGSVEIPSPFIDSIEILGNVTTPLAMIIVGALLATFPAGEMIGNWRTALASFVRLLLVPVVFWFLLHPFVADPLIFGVLITLAAMPAAANTSIFAEEYGADARLASQVVFVSTICSLVTIPLITTVLV; encoded by the coding sequence ATGGACGGGATGCTGATGGAGTTTTTGACCGTGGCCGACCAGATCTTTATTCTGGTCCTGCTCATCGCCGCCGGCTATATCGCCCTTGCCGCCGGCATCCTGGACCGGCACTCGACCAGGAAAATCTCGGGGTTCCTCATCAACGTCACCATTCCGGCCCTGATCGTCGCCTCCATGCAGGTGCCTTTCTCTTCGACCCGCCTCGCTGAAACCGGGGAGTTGCTGATCCTCACCGGCATTCTCTATATTTTTTCTTTCTTCTTTGCCTGGCTTGTTTCACGGACACTCTCCAGATCGCCACGCGAACAGGGGGTGTACCTGTTCGCCGTCGTCTTCGGCAATGTCGGGTTTATGGGTTTCCCCCTCATTGGCGCCATCTACGGGAGCGATGCGCTCTTCTTTGTCGCCATCTTCAATCTGGTCTTCAACATCCTCGTCTTCTCGGTGGGCATCGCCATGATGACCAGGGGGCGGAGCGAGGGGTTCGACCCGCGGATGCTGCTCAACCCCGGCATCGTGGCCTCGGTGATCGGGTTTCTTCTCTTCCTTGGATCGGTGGAGATCCCCTCGCCCTTCATCGACTCGATCGAGATCCTGGGGAACGTCACCACGCCCCTTGCGATGATCATCGTCGGGGCGCTGCTCGCCACTTTCCCTGCCGGCGAGATGATCGGGAACTGGCGGACGGCGCTTGCGAGTTTCGTCCGCCTCCTCCTGGTTCCGGTGGTGTTCTGGTTCCTTCTTCACCCTTTTGTCGCTGACCCCCTGATCTTCGGCGTGCTGATCACCCTGGCCGCGATGCCGGCCGCCGCAAACACCTCGATCTTCGCGGAGGAATACGGTGCCGACGCGCGGCTGGCGTCGCAGGTCGTCTTTGTCTCGACGATCTGCTCGCTCGTGACTATTCCGCTGATCACGACGGTGCTGGTCTGA
- a CDS encoding glycosyltransferase family 2 protein: MMKTEATIQFHRDSIPIDLATYKSSAWEGPKRTLAAIPCYNEAVTIGSIILKARKYVDEVLVVDDGSSDDTAEITRAAGAVVVSHEKNQGYGAALKSCFQYAKDHNIDQMVILDGDGQHDPAMIPGFLASLAEENADIVIGSRFMQKSQNIPGYRVLGMKILDHATAMAGSTGVTDSQSGYRAYSRSAIERIRITGGDMSAGSEILTQMAEKGLKSVEIPITVRYDLENTSSQNPVVHGIGVLTNLMGIICYKQPMLTFCLFGLILAGAGIAVGAWAYSTYSATLIFPYLQSVLSVFLSITGLLLITSGLTINTLVQMIRAKES, from the coding sequence ATGATGAAAACAGAAGCGACAATACAGTTTCATAGGGACAGCATACCCATAGACCTGGCGACCTACAAATCATCTGCCTGGGAGGGCCCAAAACGTACGCTTGCGGCGATTCCCTGCTACAACGAGGCAGTCACCATCGGGTCGATCATACTGAAAGCCCGGAAATATGTCGACGAAGTCCTTGTGGTCGATGACGGTTCCTCCGACGACACCGCCGAGATCACCAGAGCCGCCGGTGCAGTTGTCGTCTCGCACGAGAAAAACCAGGGCTATGGGGCGGCGCTCAAGTCCTGTTTCCAGTACGCAAAGGATCACAACATCGACCAGATGGTGATCCTGGACGGTGACGGCCAGCATGATCCCGCCATGATACCCGGGTTCCTCGCCTCTCTTGCCGAGGAGAACGCAGACATCGTCATCGGTTCCCGTTTCATGCAAAAGAGCCAGAACATACCGGGCTACCGCGTTCTGGGAATGAAAATCCTCGATCATGCCACGGCAATGGCCGGGAGCACCGGGGTGACCGACTCACAGAGCGGCTACCGGGCGTACAGCCGCAGCGCGATCGAACGGATCAGGATCACCGGGGGCGACATGAGCGCCGGATCGGAGATCCTGACACAGATGGCTGAGAAAGGCCTGAAAAGCGTGGAGATCCCGATCACCGTCAGATATGATCTCGAAAACACCTCTTCACAGAACCCGGTCGTGCACGGCATCGGCGTGCTCACCAACCTGATGGGAATTATCTGTTACAAACAGCCGATGCTCACGTTCTGCCTCTTCGGGCTCATACTTGCAGGCGCCGGCATCGCTGTGGGAGCGTGGGCATACTCGACCTATTCGGCGACCCTGATATTCCCCTATCTGCAGTCGGTGCTGAGCGTATTTTTGAGCATCACCGGGCTGCTCCTGATCACCTCAGGGCTCACCATCAATACGCTCGTCCAGATGATCAGGGCAAAGGAGTCATGA
- a CDS encoding glycosyltransferase family 4 protein, which translates to MEILRVASDLYPYITGGNAIHAHEMSAMQAEMGHRVTVFTLPPRQMTAPEPAEGYVRVEYPVSFRVLGNSFNPRLLVELMRGRNHYDIIHAHSHLYLSTNFCAAVKKFGSAPLIITNHGIMSSSAPEWVNNGYMRTLGRATLNAADRIICYTPLEKQRFVDEFGIDQDKIELIPNGIDPGMFSPAPHPAGDERTVLFVGRLVPGKGAHFLIEAAHILRERYPDLKFVLVGDGPGKPEIENLIARYGLQESVSLRDFSRYDEMPEIYRRSSIFVLPSLYEGVPRTMLEAMSCGLPVIISDFPHLKDIVQNAGLMFPKGDVRALVDAVATVLEDENMARDFGRNGRYKVINNYSWRKTVELTCKLYEDTLESINLRRRRKLPGIFGYHVPEHE; encoded by the coding sequence ATGGAGATATTACGGGTTGCAAGCGACCTCTATCCATACATAACAGGAGGAAATGCGATTCATGCCCATGAGATGTCTGCAATGCAGGCTGAAATGGGACACCGGGTGACGGTATTCACCCTGCCGCCGCGCCAGATGACGGCACCGGAGCCGGCCGAAGGCTACGTGCGTGTCGAGTACCCCGTCTCCTTCAGGGTGCTGGGCAACTCATTCAACCCGCGGCTCCTCGTCGAACTGATGAGGGGGAGAAACCATTACGACATTATCCATGCGCATTCGCACCTGTATTTATCCACCAACTTCTGTGCGGCCGTCAAAAAGTTCGGGTCCGCCCCGCTGATCATCACAAATCACGGCATTATGTCCAGCAGCGCACCCGAATGGGTGAACAACGGCTACATGAGAACGCTCGGGCGGGCAACCCTCAATGCCGCCGACCGGATCATCTGCTATACCCCGCTTGAGAAGCAGAGGTTCGTCGATGAGTTCGGCATAGACCAGGATAAGATCGAGTTGATCCCGAACGGGATCGATCCCGGGATGTTCTCTCCGGCGCCGCACCCGGCCGGCGACGAACGGACGGTCCTCTTTGTCGGACGCCTGGTTCCCGGAAAGGGGGCTCATTTTCTCATCGAAGCGGCGCATATCCTGAGAGAGCGCTACCCGGATCTGAAGTTCGTGCTGGTGGGGGACGGCCCGGGAAAACCTGAGATAGAAAACCTGATCGCACGCTACGGGCTGCAGGAGAGCGTTTCGCTCAGAGATTTCTCCCGGTACGATGAGATGCCCGAGATCTACCGGCGATCGTCCATATTCGTCCTGCCGAGCCTGTACGAAGGTGTGCCAAGGACGATGCTCGAAGCGATGTCCTGCGGGCTTCCGGTCATCATCTCGGATTTCCCTCACCTGAAAGATATCGTCCAGAACGCCGGTCTGATGTTCCCGAAGGGAGACGTCCGGGCCCTCGTCGACGCGGTGGCAACAGTCCTCGAAGACGAGAACATGGCAAGAGATTTCGGCAGAAACGGCAGGTACAAGGTCATTAACAACTATTCCTGGAGAAAAACCGTCGAGTTGACCTGCAAACTCTACGAAGACACCCTCGAGTCGATAAACCTGAGGAGAAGAAGGAAGTTGCCGGGAATCTTCGGGTACCACGTTCCTGAACACGAATGA
- a CDS encoding glycosyltransferase family 4 protein has product MRIGYFTQTFPYKNLETGDLTEPYIGGGVEMVAYHLARQMAARGHEISIFTTAIGPDTVVEDYPGITVIRYGRRFSIGHSPFSPEILYRPFFSGERPDIVHAHMGNHPAPLIGCLYAGRETPFVVTYHGDYSSGFGGPGRRLGVYLQNAFLCKKLLARADTIIALSKEQSGQSDYLRDFHSKIRHIPNGVAIEDFCTPYSKAECIRRLGLPETGRIVLFVGGLTPVKAPDVLIKAMKHVVEEFPDAYLVFVGDGQMKGELVRLCRSSGVEDRVRFAGFVTEEEKTLYYNAAEIFVLPSVLTSESFGIVLLEASAASLPLVVSDLECFRAIVEEGYNGVCAHCGDPADLADRILSLLKNDEVRDRMGKNARKKAEAFRWEKVAEMTEDVYAGLIGG; this is encoded by the coding sequence ATGAGAATCGGATATTTCACCCAGACCTTCCCGTACAAAAACCTTGAGACCGGGGACCTGACAGAGCCTTATATCGGGGGCGGCGTCGAGATGGTGGCCTACCATCTGGCCCGCCAGATGGCGGCACGGGGGCACGAGATCTCGATCTTCACCACCGCCATCGGGCCCGATACGGTCGTCGAGGACTACCCCGGCATCACCGTCATTCGGTACGGCAGGCGTTTTTCAATCGGGCACAGTCCATTCTCCCCGGAAATCCTTTACAGGCCGTTTTTTTCAGGGGAGCGACCCGACATCGTCCACGCACATATGGGCAACCATCCTGCACCCCTGATCGGATGCCTCTATGCCGGGAGAGAGACGCCGTTTGTCGTCACCTATCACGGGGATTACTCGAGTGGTTTTGGCGGTCCAGGCCGCCGCCTCGGCGTGTACCTGCAGAACGCATTCCTCTGTAAAAAACTGCTCGCCAGGGCCGACACGATCATCGCCCTTTCAAAGGAGCAGTCAGGCCAGTCCGATTACCTCAGGGATTTCCACAGCAAGATCAGACATATCCCGAACGGTGTCGCCATCGAGGATTTCTGTACGCCGTACTCGAAGGCTGAATGCATAAGGCGGCTTGGACTCCCGGAAACAGGCAGGATCGTCCTTTTTGTCGGAGGCCTGACACCGGTGAAAGCACCTGACGTGCTGATCAAGGCGATGAAGCATGTCGTTGAGGAGTTCCCCGACGCATACCTGGTCTTCGTCGGCGACGGTCAGATGAAAGGAGAACTCGTCAGGCTATGCCGGAGTTCCGGCGTCGAGGACCGTGTCAGGTTTGCGGGGTTCGTCACCGAAGAGGAGAAGACCCTCTATTATAATGCAGCCGAGATATTTGTTCTTCCGTCTGTGCTGACCTCGGAGTCGTTCGGCATCGTTCTGCTCGAAGCGTCGGCCGCATCCCTCCCTCTCGTCGTGAGCGATCTCGAATGTTTCAGGGCGATCGTTGAAGAAGGATATAACGGGGTGTGCGCACATTGCGGTGACCCGGCAGATCTTGCCGATCGGATCCTCTCTCTCCTGAAAAACGATGAGGTGCGCGATCGCATGGGAAAAAACGCAAGGAAAAAAGCAGAGGCGTTCCGCTGGGAGAAAGTTGCGGAGATGACAGAGGATGTTTATGCAGGACTCATCGGCGGGTGA
- a CDS encoding glycosyltransferase family 4 protein, which yields MQDSSAGEAGSRTIGVLTFPIAQAGTIPLSHLMEITCSLSGGRPSLITGNDGYIAFSSDERFRTFGISHEEAKSPIARAIRFLATQVKISRKVVQIRDVDVWIFFIGGDLLLLPMLTARILRKKVLLMFAGSAIEKSRSSGGRFGHTIRALTCLTSTLATGVVLYAHGLVEEYHLEPFEAKVHIAHEHYIDFGRFHLEKSMDGREPLIAFIGRFSEEKGVRNFVQAVPSILEALPEARILIGGSGPLEGELQQQIAAMNIQDRVRIEGWIPHEKLPEYLNRIRLITLPSYTEGLPNLMLEAMACGTPVVAHAVGVIPEIVQDGRTGFIMNDNSPACIALNVIRAFRHPDLETIAAQGMHHVEKEFGFEAAVQKCSMALKRMCG from the coding sequence ATGCAGGACTCATCGGCGGGTGAAGCAGGGAGCCGCACCATCGGTGTCCTCACCTTCCCGATCGCACAGGCCGGCACCATTCCGCTCTCGCACCTCATGGAGATCACCTGCTCCCTCTCAGGGGGTCGGCCCTCCCTGATCACCGGCAACGACGGCTACATCGCATTTTCCAGCGACGAACGGTTCAGAACCTTCGGTATATCCCACGAGGAAGCGAAAAGCCCGATTGCAAGGGCGATCAGGTTTCTGGCGACCCAGGTGAAGATCTCGCGCAAGGTTGTGCAGATCAGGGACGTGGACGTATGGATCTTCTTTATCGGCGGCGATCTCCTCCTGCTGCCGATGCTGACCGCACGAATCCTCCGCAAAAAGGTGCTCCTCATGTTTGCGGGGTCGGCGATCGAAAAGTCCCGGAGTTCGGGGGGCAGGTTCGGGCATACGATCAGGGCGCTGACCTGCCTCACATCGACGCTGGCCACCGGGGTCGTCCTGTACGCCCACGGCCTCGTCGAGGAATACCACCTGGAGCCTTTTGAGGCAAAGGTGCATATCGCCCATGAGCATTATATCGACTTCGGGAGGTTTCACCTGGAAAAAAGTATGGATGGGCGCGAACCGCTGATCGCGTTCATCGGAAGGTTCAGCGAGGAGAAGGGGGTGAGAAATTTCGTTCAGGCCGTGCCGTCAATTCTGGAAGCACTCCCTGAGGCCAGGATCCTGATCGGGGGGAGCGGCCCTCTCGAGGGCGAACTTCAACAGCAGATCGCTGCCATGAACATTCAGGATCGGGTGCGGATCGAGGGATGGATCCCGCATGAGAAACTTCCGGAATATTTAAACAGGATCAGGCTGATCACTCTGCCATCCTATACCGAAGGGCTCCCCAACCTGATGCTTGAAGCGATGGCGTGCGGAACGCCGGTCGTTGCCCATGCCGTGGGTGTGATACCCGAGATCGTACAGGACGGCCGGACCGGTTTTATCATGAACGACAACTCCCCCGCTTGTATCGCCCTGAACGTAATCAGGGCGTTTCGCCATCCAGACCTCGAAACAATCGCAGCACAGGGCATGCATCACGTAGAAAAGGAGTTCGGTTTCGAAGCCGCAGTCCAGAAATGCTCCATGGCCCTGAAGCGGATGTGCGGGTGA
- a CDS encoding glycosyltransferase family 4 protein gives MHLHACMLLGFRYGRAMRVVPQIEIASYITHFGHQVTWIIPSEESDEFQERLYQNIRLFVIPCRFKTGVMHPLSKALYAIRIVRFVLQNAKAENYSLIFVRDGTFNGLLALYLKRRHQIPLVFEMSNPIEQRALIHRTYSRFPHLRAVTGIIDRHLTMHILRNADLVLPTTKWMADDFSAKGIAREKMLPYPNGVDLERFSSGAGERIRAEHRLGGEVVFVYVGTMDRERDLTILIRSFALLKKQVATATLLMVGDGTERERLEECARDLGVDGGILFTGRVRPEEIPDYIDAAQIGVSVIPPLDVYKLSSPIKMLEYMAMGRPVVANEEIPEQKEAVDASCGGVLVKYDPESIAAGMLALCEDPVRAGEMGERGREWIVKNRSYEAMARRLEERYLDLKKGSVAFPD, from the coding sequence ATGCACCTGCACGCGTGCATGCTGCTGGGCTTTAGATATGGCAGGGCCATGAGGGTCGTCCCCCAGATCGAGATCGCCAGTTACATCACACACTTCGGGCACCAGGTTACCTGGATAATCCCCTCTGAAGAGAGCGACGAGTTCCAGGAGCGCCTGTACCAGAACATCAGGCTCTTCGTGATACCGTGCCGGTTCAAGACTGGCGTGATGCACCCCCTATCGAAAGCGCTGTACGCCATCAGGATCGTCAGGTTCGTCCTGCAGAATGCTAAAGCAGAAAATTATTCCCTTATATTCGTCCGTGACGGTACATTCAACGGCCTCCTCGCTCTCTACCTTAAAAGGAGGCATCAGATTCCACTCGTTTTCGAGATGTCAAACCCGATAGAGCAGAGAGCGCTGATCCACAGGACCTATTCCAGGTTTCCGCATCTCAGGGCGGTCACAGGTATCATCGACAGGCATCTCACGATGCATATCCTCAGGAATGCGGACCTGGTGCTGCCGACGACAAAATGGATGGCAGATGATTTTTCCGCGAAGGGCATCGCGAGAGAGAAGATGCTGCCATACCCGAACGGCGTCGATCTCGAACGGTTTTCCAGCGGGGCCGGGGAGAGGATCAGGGCGGAGCACCGTCTCGGCGGAGAGGTGGTATTCGTATATGTCGGGACGATGGACCGGGAGCGGGACCTCACCATCCTGATCAGGTCGTTTGCACTGCTGAAAAAACAGGTCGCTACGGCAACGCTCCTGATGGTGGGGGACGGAACCGAGAGAGAGCGGCTCGAAGAGTGCGCACGCGATCTCGGTGTTGACGGCGGGATCCTATTCACCGGGAGAGTCCGCCCGGAAGAGATCCCTGACTACATCGACGCCGCACAGATCGGGGTCTCCGTCATTCCCCCGCTGGACGTGTATAAACTCAGCTCGCCGATAAAAATGCTTGAATATATGGCGATGGGCAGGCCTGTCGTGGCGAATGAAGAGATACCCGAGCAAAAAGAGGCGGTTGATGCAAGTTGCGGCGGCGTTCTGGTGAAATACGATCCCGAATCAATCGCCGCCGGGATGCTTGCGTTGTGCGAAGACCCCGTGCGTGCAGGAGAGATGGGAGAGAGGGGAAGGGAGTGGATAGTGAAGAACAGGTCGTACGAGGCGATGGCACGCCGCCTTGAAGAGCGCTACCTGGACCTGAAGAAAGGGAGTGTGGCGTTCCCGGATTGA